A window of Oncorhynchus tshawytscha isolate Ot180627B linkage group LG10, Otsh_v2.0, whole genome shotgun sequence contains these coding sequences:
- the LOC112259977 gene encoding myozenin-2, which yields MSQFSTMTTNERKLQAAAICREIQGPEDAEMDLGKKMSVPKDVMLEELSLASNRGSLLFEKRKRRSEKYTFENIQNVTNTQINNGVTLQTENQETKENSLRVEQLSKTPQNMPDLSTAPNPDNIAPGYGGPLKEMEPEKFNRTCLPKSYHSPWDQAIYHHDPSLADSLVTCLQEPEAKPEGPGYKSFNRVATPFRGFGGKSTRPAPMSKAPEMEHNPMPELYPELQAEPAVQRPTFNRVACGWAGTSAPLILPTVPLVPMLIPESDDL from the exons ATGTCACAGTTCTCTACCATGACAACCAATGAGAGGAAGCTACAAGCAGCAGCCATCTGTAGGGAGATACAGGGTCCTGAAG ATGCAGAGATGGACCTGGGGAAGAAGATGAGTGTCCCTAAGGATGTGATGCTGGAGGAGCTGTCTCTGGCCTCCAACAGGGGCTCCCTCCTCTTTGAAAAGCGCAAGAGGCGCTCCGAGAAATACACCTTCGAGAACATCCAGAATGTAACCAACACACAGATCAAT aATGGTGTAACTCTTCAAACGGAGAATCAAGAAACCAAAGAAAACAGCTTAAGAGTGGAGCAGTTGTCTAAAACGCCCCAGAACATGCCTGACCTGAGCACagcccctaacccagacaacatcGCACCAG GTTATGGTGGCCCTCTGAAAGAAATGGAACCAGAGAAGTTCAACAGAACATGCCTCCCGAAGTCCTACCACTCCCCCTGGGACCAGGCCATCTACCACCACGACCCCTCCCTGGCCGATAGCCTCGTCACCTGCCTGCAAGAGCCTGAGGCCAAGCCAGAAGGACCAGGGTACAAGAGCTTCAACAG gGTGGCTACTCCGTTCAGAGGCTTCGGAGGCAAGTCCACCAGACCGGCCCCAATGTCCAAGGCCCCCGAGATGGAACACAACCCCATGCCGGAGCTGTACCCCGAGCTCCAGGCGGAGCCGGCAGTGCAGAGGCCCACATTCAACAGGGTGGCCTGTGGCTGGGCGGGGACCAGCGCCCCACTCATCCTTCCCACAGTGCCGCTGGTTCCCATGCTTATCCCGGAGTCCGATGACCTTTGA
- the LOC112259978 gene encoding synaptopodin-2 isoform X2 — protein sequence MGTGDYICVTVRGGAPWGFSLCQGEGDAYRPLQVYQVEEGGRASLAGVCEGDEVVSLNGEPCGDLSLPEAIALIDACVNCLQLLVKRCCALTPEAFNLEETYFGTRESSGEALESTNLRILSLCRLQPPRELYIAESQDETYYGETESDTEAARGTHLVRTQLCGPESQLLGGGGYGGRVGPQGGGFSPGAMVELQLSLSEHTLEDPVCTSLGSALGIEGEIQAREALQNKALLHTTTHSLYVCGPAREPLSQHGVVEITLQHPAAGRGSPCLVEGEGACGASGNVGGAPREEGAGQSQGAPASFTVSFGIPKEGAEPAEEPDSDSEKDLGKPNKHRARHARLRRSESLSDKQVKEAKSKCKRIAILLNADAPNPNNKGVLMFKRHRQRAKKYTLVSYGTGESEPEYEEDDSEEDYEEKDPRAIKFTLLATTSDSELDEDFITNVHGGGRVITCDWDTGLLNIERKLNSGEEMEQLPNTTGKGATMFSQRRQRMDEIAAEHEEMRRQGIPVEGVQEVEKHAAYQQMEERSYMQATTESQAYMDVNVQQKQQQQYQQFQEQQYYEQQQQQQQQYQQQQQYQQQQQYEQQQYNQQQQYQQQQQYEQQQYHQQQQIQQYSSNMNGVANHQSNEMQSSMSNRTTQPFSVQNQVPVPFLTPMSGNNQEAMSQGEQIASRDERISTPAIKSGILQDTRNRFKGKPMFNFKQAPKVPPNPELMNLLNRSDKKLDFESATEEDYLSLGAEACNFLQSPRVKHKTPPPVAPKPIINPNSPPWSPQPELANQELPLHAENSVPAPATASEPESAPAPELDPTPVPAPEPSPPLAPQEVPANTPSPEKHTWSPPGSQAEQQPQQVPAWGRNGPSPPQPHSQPEPQVSSKAPQQTQAQQQPQLQPPVSTWTPAEMKPQAPAPSQSPPQLPWVTPQPPPPQPQAQPQPPINYWAAQPQWAQPQEQAQVQPPWVQPQEQVQQQPQSHWAQPQEQVQQQPQPPWAQPQEQVQQQPQPPWVQPQEHVQQQPQPPWGQQPQPPQQAWPQAQAQPQPPWVSSPQPPMTAWTSPQSQAQPPQPPWAQSAQPQPTAQPQPHMNSWSQAPAQAQAPAQAQAQLPINAWTPDQNQVQPQSHWAQTTPTQSPSQQCWQQPPPQQTPPQPPMNAWAPAQAQPQTHTSTWAPQPQQAPVNTQTPMDRLAQPSPKPGNAPQNAPRSIPPPRPQRMNSYTLGERSSSPLINPMASVLVPVRGMGSALSMPAVTGKGADLFAKRQSRMEKYVVDSDTVLAATAQAAQQAQAATAQENKEFGRSYNLSPPAAKAPSLGLRSSSGSPFPSYKPLVQALSAQALPGRQTSWLDRSHKPPSPWEAAAHHPMGLVDEAFAFQNLQQAIAFNVRSAAQRKLLPEPPAEWKARVSDDPPRKTEVWNPNQRWNKRQSWGQSQGQSQGQSQGQSQGQSRSYSRVMPPFLSPTKSIASAPAGPTGYRSLPRQWQPQRFLTETNIGPSGAIHGYGRPLGGQQQPSYRSVYHTNWSWRR from the exons ATGCTGTGCACTAACCCCCGAGGCATTTAATTTAGAGGAGACCTACTTTGGCACAAGGGAGTCCTCTGGTGAGGCTTTGGAAAGCACCAACCTCCGCATCCTGTCCCTTTGCAGGCTCCAACCACCCAGAGAGCTCTACATCGCTGAGTCCCAGGATGAGACCTACtatggggagacagagagtgacacgGAGGCCGCCAGAGGGACCCATCTGGTCCGTACCCAGCTCTGCGGCCCAGAGTCCCAGTTACTCGGAGGGGGAGGGTACGGAGGTCGAGTAGGACCCCAGGGAGGGGGTTTCTCCCCAGGGGCAATGGTGGAGCTCCAGTTGTCCCTCTCTGAACACACCCTGGAGGATCCTGTCTGCACCTCCCTGGGGAGTGCTCTTGGAATAGAGGGGGAGATCCAGGCGAGAGAGGCCCTCCAGAACAAGGCCCTCCTCCATACCACCACCCACTCGCTCTACGTCTGTGGCCCAGCTAGGGAGCCCCTAAGTCAGCATGGAGTGGTGGAGATCACCCTGCAGCATCCCGCAGCCGGAAGGGGTTCTCCATGTCTGGTAGAGGGGGAGGGTGCCTGTGGGGCCAGTGGAAATGTTGGTGGAGCCCCCAGGGAGGAAGGAGCAGGGCAAAGCCAGGGAGCTCCTGCCTCCTTCACTGTCTCCTTCGGAATTCCCAAAGAGGGTGCCGAGCCGGCAGAGGAGCCAGACTCGGATTCAGAGAAGGACCTTGGGAAACCCAACAAGCACCGGGCCAGGCACGCCA GGCTCAGGCGCAGTGAGAGCCTGTCAGATAAGCAGGTGAAGGAGGCCAAGTCTAAATGTAAGCGCATTGCTATTCTTCTGAACGCTGACGCTCCCAACCCCAACAACAAGGGGGTGTTGATGTTCAAGAGGCATCGACAGAGGGCCAAGAAGTACACACTCGTCAGCTACGGCACTGGTGAGAGCGAACCAGAGTACGAGGAAGACGACAGCGAGGAAGACTACGAGGAAAAAGACCCCCGAGCGATCAAATTTACCCTCTTAGCCACCACCAGCGATTCAGAGCTTGACGAGGACTTCATTACTAATGTCCATGGTGGAGGCAGAGTGATAACCTGCGACTGGGACACGGGACTACTCAATATCGAGCGCAAGCTCAATTCCGGAGAGGAGATGGAGCAACTGCCCAACACCACGGGCAAGGGGGCCACAATGTTTTCCCAGCGCCGCCAGCGCATGGATGAGATCGCTGCCGAACATGAGGAGATGAGGCGCCAGGGGATTCCTGTGGAGGGAGTGCAGGAGGTGGAGAAGCATGCAGCCTACCAGCAGATGGAGGAGCGCTCGTACATGCAGGCCACCACAGAGAGCCAGGCCTACATGGACGTGAACGTGCAACagaagcagcagcaacagtatcaGCAGTTCCAAGAACAGCAGTATTAcgagcagcaacagcagcagcagcagcaataccagcagcagcagcaataccAGCAGCAACAACAGTACGAGCAGCAGCAATACAACCAGCAGCAGCAATACCAGCAGCAACAACAGTACGAGCAGCAGCAGTACCACCAGCAGCAGCAAATTCAACAGTACTCATCTAACATGAATGGCGTTGCCAACCACCAAAGCAATGAAATGCAGAGTTCTATGAGCAATCGAACCACCCAACCCTTCTCGGTACAAAACCAGGTGCCCGTCCCATTTCTTACCCCAATGAGTGGGAACAACCAAGAAGCGATGAGTCAGGGGGAGCAGATTGCCTCGCGCGACGAGCGCATTTCAACGCCGGCTATTAAGTCTGGGATCTTGCAGGACACAAGGAACAGATTCAAGGGCAAGCCAATGTTCAATTTCAAACAGGCTCCCAAAGTTCCACCCAACCCGGAGCTTATGAATCTCCTCAACAGGAGTGACAAGAAGTTGGATTTCGAGTCAGCTACGGAAGAGGACTACCTTAGCTTGGGGGCTGAGGCTTGCAACTTTCTCCAGTCACCAAGGGTCAAACATAAGACGCCTCCACCAGTCGCTCCCAAGCCCATCATTAATCCCAACTCTCCGCCTTGGTCCCCTCAGCCTGAGCTGGCCAACCAGGAGTTGCCACTGCATGCTGAAAATAGTGTCCCCGCACCTGCTACAGCCTCCGAGCCGGAGTCCGCCCCTGCTCCAGAACTGGATCCAACCCCTGTACCGGCCCCAGAACCCTCCCCCCCTCTTGCACCCCAGGAAGTTCCTGCCAACACTCCCTCTCCAGAAAAACACACATGGAGTCCCCCAGGGTCCCAGGCAGAGCAGCAGCCCCAGCAAGTGCCAGCCTGGGGAAGAAATGGACCTTCTCCACCTCAGCCTCATTCACAACCCGAGCCTCAAGTGAGTTCTAAGGCTCCACAACAAACACAGGCACAACAGCAGCCACAACTGCAGCCACCCGTGAGTACTTGGACACCTGCTGAAATGAAGCCCCAAGCTCCAGCTCCAAGTCAGTCCCCACCACAGCTCCCTTGGGTGACTccccaacctcctcctcctcagcctcaAGCTCAGCCTCAGCCACCAATTAATTATTGGGCTGCCCAGCCCCAATGGGCTCAACCTCAAGAGCAAGCACAGGTCCAACCACCATGGGTTCAGCCTCAAGAACAAGTACAGCAACAGCCCCAGTCACATTGGGCTCAGCCTCAAGAACAAGTTCAGCAACAGCCCCAGCCACCATGGGCTCAGCCTCAAGAACAAGTTCAGCAACAGCCCCAGCCACCTTGGGTTCAGCCTCAAGAACATGTACAGCAACAGCCCCAGCCACCATGGGGTCAACAACCTCAGCCTCCACAACAGGCTTGGCCCCAGGCCCAGGCCCAGCCTCAGCCACCTTGGGTGTCATCACCTCAGCCTCCAATGACGGCATGGACATCACCacagagccaggcccagccaccaCAGCCACCTTGGGCCCAATCAGCCCAACCCCAACCTACAGCTCAGCCCCAACCCCATATGAATTCATGGTCCCAAGCACCTGCTCAGGCTCAAGCACCTGCTCAGGCTCAAGCACAGCTACCCATTAATGCCTGGACCCCAGATCAGAATCAGGTCCAGCCACAGTCACATTGGGCCCAAACAACTCCAACCCAATCCCCATCCCAGCAATGCTGGCAACAGCCACCTCCACAGCAGACACCCCCACAGCCACCTATGAATGCATGGGCCCCGGCTCAGGCACAGCCTCAGACACACACAAGTACCTGGGCCCCACAACCACAGCAAGCCCCAGTAAATACCCAGACCCCGATGGACAGACTGGCTCAACCTTCTCCGAAACCTGGGAATGCGCCACAAAATGCTCCCCGTTCTATTCCTCCACCTCGCCCACAGCGAATGAATTCTTACACGCTTGGAGAAAGGTCATCGTCACCCCTCATCAATCCAATGGCCAGCGTGTTGGTACCAGTGCGAGGCATGGGCTCAGCTTTGTCAATGCCGGCTGTTACAGGGAAAGGAGCTGATTTGTTCGCCAAGAGGCAGTCTCGTATGGAGAAGTATGTAGTGGATTCGGACACTGTGCTGGCAGCCACTGCACAGGCAGCCCAGCAAGCCCAGGCAGCCACTGCACAGGAAAACAAG GAGTTTGGCCGGAGCTACAATCTGTCCCCACCTGCCGCCAAAGCACCATCGCTGGGCCTCCGGTCATCATCTGGATCCCCCTTTCCCTCATACAAACCCCTGGTACAGGCCTTGTCTGCTCAGGCCCTCCCGGGGAGGCAGACGTCATGGCTGGACAGGAGTCACAAGCCTCCTTCCCCCTGGGAGGCCGCAGCTCACCACCCCATGGGCCTGGTTGACGAGGCCTTCGCCTTCCAGAACCTCCAGCAGGCCATCGCCTTCAACGTTCGCTCAGCTGCCCAGCGCAAGCTCCTCCCTGAGCCCCCTGCCGAGTGGAAGGCTAGGGTGTCTGACGACCCTCCCAGGAAGACTGAGGTATGGAACCCGAACCAAAGATGGAACAAGAGACAGAGCTGGGGTCAGAGCCAGGGTCAGAGCCAGGGTCAGAGCCAGGGTCAGAGCCAGGGTCAGAGTCGGAGTTACAGCAGAGTTATGCCTCCGTTCCTGTCCCCGACCAAGAGCATAGCCTCGGCCCCCGCTGGTCCGACTGGCTACAGGTCCCTGCCCAGACAGTGGCAGCCACAGAGGTTCCTGACGGAGACCAACATCGGGCCCTCGGGGGCTATTCATGGGTACGGAAGGCCCCTTGGGGGCCAGCAGCAGCCGAGCTACAGATCTGTGTACCACACTAACTGGAGCTGGAGACGCTAG
- the LOC112259978 gene encoding synaptopodin-2 isoform X1 encodes MGTGDYICVTVRGGAPWGFSLCQGEGDAYRPLQVYQVEEGGRASLAGVCEGDEVVSLNGEPCGDLSLPEAIALIDACVNCLQLLVKRCCALTPEAFNLEETYFGTRESSGEALESTNLRILSLCRLQPPRELYIAESQDETYYGETESDTEAARGTHLVRTQLCGPESQLLGGGGYGGRVGPQGGGFSPGAMVELQLSLSEHTLEDPVCTSLGSALGIEGEIQAREALQNKALLHTTTHSLYVCGPAREPLSQHGVVEITLQHPAAGRGSPCLVEGEGACGASGNVGGAPREEGAGQSQGAPASFTVSFGIPKEGAEPAEEPDSDSEKDLGKPNKHRARHARLRRSESLSDKQVKEAKSKCKRIAILLNADAPNPNNKGVLMFKRHRQRAKKYTLVSYGTGESEPEYEEDDSEEDYEEKDPRAIKFTLLATTSDSELDEDFITNVHGGGRVITCDWDTGLLNIERKLNSGEEMEQLPNTTGKGATMFSQRRQRMDEIAAEHEEMRRQGIPVEGVQEVEKHAAYQQMEERSYMQATTESQAYMDVNVQQKQQQQYQQFQEQQYYEQQQQQQQQYQQQQQYQQQQQYEQQQYNQQQQYQQQQQYEQQQYHQQQQIQQYSSNMNGVANHQSNEMQSSMSNRTTQPFSVQNQVPVPFLTPMSGNNQEAMSQGEQIASRDERISTPAIKSGILQDTRNRFKGKPMFNFKQAPKVPPNPELMNLLNRSDKKLDFESATEEDYLSLGAEACNFLQSPRVKHKTPPPVAPKPIINPNSPPWSPQPELANQELPLHAENSVPAPATASEPESAPAPELDPTPVPAPEPSPPLAPQEVPANTPSPEKHTWSPPGSQAEQQPQQVPAWGRNGPSPPQPHSQPEPQVSSKAPQQTQAQQQPQLQPPVSTWTPAEMKPQAPAPSQSPPQLPWVTPQPPPPQPQAQPQPPINYWAAQPQWAQPQEQAQVQPPWVQPQEQVQQQPQSHWAQPQEQVQQQPQPPWAQPQEQVQQQPQPPWVQPQEHVQQQPQPPWGQQPQPPQQAWPQAQAQPQPPWVSSPQPPMTAWTSPQSQAQPPQPPWAQSAQPQPTAQPQPHMNSWSQAPAQAQAPAQAQAQLPINAWTPDQNQVQPQSHWAQTTPTQSPSQQCWQQPPPQQTPPQPPMNAWAPAQAQPQTHTSTWAPQPQQAPVNTQTPMDRLAQPSPKPGNAPQNAPRSIPPPRPQRMNSYTLGERSSSPLINPMASVLVPVRGMGSALSMPAVTGKGADLFAKRQSRMEKYVVDSDTVLAATAQAAQQAQAATAQENKARSTSPSPSVPHSWKYSPNCRAPPTSNYNPIQSPSYPPGAIKQPPPSSPVAKAKKGKGKPACKPLAVIDVMKHQPYQLNASLFTYGPAVEAAEAAKAAAPKPAPAPAPVPPNQNQPISYEQLSPVQPAGPMNSAYPQQPQQPYGMPPQPHMHDSPYHQVPINAYQPPNNPYQQAPAGPYQQPYNPLYQQAPPAPYLPQHHPQPQAPNSSYQPTPQGPYQPAHSPPYQAAPQATYQPLPPSTYVVPSFPIAAKPESISGGSTAPKPRFMAKKSSAQEFGRSYNLSPPAAKAPSLGLRSSSGSPFPSYKPLVQALSAQALPGRQTSWLDRSHKPPSPWEAAAHHPMGLVDEAFAFQNLQQAIAFNVRSAAQRKLLPEPPAEWKARVSDDPPRKTEVWNPNQRWNKRQSWGQSQGQSQGQSQGQSQGQSRSYSRVMPPFLSPTKSIASAPAGPTGYRSLPRQWQPQRFLTETNIGPSGAIHGYGRPLGGQQQPSYRSVYHTNWSWRR; translated from the exons ATGCTGTGCACTAACCCCCGAGGCATTTAATTTAGAGGAGACCTACTTTGGCACAAGGGAGTCCTCTGGTGAGGCTTTGGAAAGCACCAACCTCCGCATCCTGTCCCTTTGCAGGCTCCAACCACCCAGAGAGCTCTACATCGCTGAGTCCCAGGATGAGACCTACtatggggagacagagagtgacacgGAGGCCGCCAGAGGGACCCATCTGGTCCGTACCCAGCTCTGCGGCCCAGAGTCCCAGTTACTCGGAGGGGGAGGGTACGGAGGTCGAGTAGGACCCCAGGGAGGGGGTTTCTCCCCAGGGGCAATGGTGGAGCTCCAGTTGTCCCTCTCTGAACACACCCTGGAGGATCCTGTCTGCACCTCCCTGGGGAGTGCTCTTGGAATAGAGGGGGAGATCCAGGCGAGAGAGGCCCTCCAGAACAAGGCCCTCCTCCATACCACCACCCACTCGCTCTACGTCTGTGGCCCAGCTAGGGAGCCCCTAAGTCAGCATGGAGTGGTGGAGATCACCCTGCAGCATCCCGCAGCCGGAAGGGGTTCTCCATGTCTGGTAGAGGGGGAGGGTGCCTGTGGGGCCAGTGGAAATGTTGGTGGAGCCCCCAGGGAGGAAGGAGCAGGGCAAAGCCAGGGAGCTCCTGCCTCCTTCACTGTCTCCTTCGGAATTCCCAAAGAGGGTGCCGAGCCGGCAGAGGAGCCAGACTCGGATTCAGAGAAGGACCTTGGGAAACCCAACAAGCACCGGGCCAGGCACGCCA GGCTCAGGCGCAGTGAGAGCCTGTCAGATAAGCAGGTGAAGGAGGCCAAGTCTAAATGTAAGCGCATTGCTATTCTTCTGAACGCTGACGCTCCCAACCCCAACAACAAGGGGGTGTTGATGTTCAAGAGGCATCGACAGAGGGCCAAGAAGTACACACTCGTCAGCTACGGCACTGGTGAGAGCGAACCAGAGTACGAGGAAGACGACAGCGAGGAAGACTACGAGGAAAAAGACCCCCGAGCGATCAAATTTACCCTCTTAGCCACCACCAGCGATTCAGAGCTTGACGAGGACTTCATTACTAATGTCCATGGTGGAGGCAGAGTGATAACCTGCGACTGGGACACGGGACTACTCAATATCGAGCGCAAGCTCAATTCCGGAGAGGAGATGGAGCAACTGCCCAACACCACGGGCAAGGGGGCCACAATGTTTTCCCAGCGCCGCCAGCGCATGGATGAGATCGCTGCCGAACATGAGGAGATGAGGCGCCAGGGGATTCCTGTGGAGGGAGTGCAGGAGGTGGAGAAGCATGCAGCCTACCAGCAGATGGAGGAGCGCTCGTACATGCAGGCCACCACAGAGAGCCAGGCCTACATGGACGTGAACGTGCAACagaagcagcagcaacagtatcaGCAGTTCCAAGAACAGCAGTATTAcgagcagcaacagcagcagcagcagcaataccagcagcagcagcaataccAGCAGCAACAACAGTACGAGCAGCAGCAATACAACCAGCAGCAGCAATACCAGCAGCAACAACAGTACGAGCAGCAGCAGTACCACCAGCAGCAGCAAATTCAACAGTACTCATCTAACATGAATGGCGTTGCCAACCACCAAAGCAATGAAATGCAGAGTTCTATGAGCAATCGAACCACCCAACCCTTCTCGGTACAAAACCAGGTGCCCGTCCCATTTCTTACCCCAATGAGTGGGAACAACCAAGAAGCGATGAGTCAGGGGGAGCAGATTGCCTCGCGCGACGAGCGCATTTCAACGCCGGCTATTAAGTCTGGGATCTTGCAGGACACAAGGAACAGATTCAAGGGCAAGCCAATGTTCAATTTCAAACAGGCTCCCAAAGTTCCACCCAACCCGGAGCTTATGAATCTCCTCAACAGGAGTGACAAGAAGTTGGATTTCGAGTCAGCTACGGAAGAGGACTACCTTAGCTTGGGGGCTGAGGCTTGCAACTTTCTCCAGTCACCAAGGGTCAAACATAAGACGCCTCCACCAGTCGCTCCCAAGCCCATCATTAATCCCAACTCTCCGCCTTGGTCCCCTCAGCCTGAGCTGGCCAACCAGGAGTTGCCACTGCATGCTGAAAATAGTGTCCCCGCACCTGCTACAGCCTCCGAGCCGGAGTCCGCCCCTGCTCCAGAACTGGATCCAACCCCTGTACCGGCCCCAGAACCCTCCCCCCCTCTTGCACCCCAGGAAGTTCCTGCCAACACTCCCTCTCCAGAAAAACACACATGGAGTCCCCCAGGGTCCCAGGCAGAGCAGCAGCCCCAGCAAGTGCCAGCCTGGGGAAGAAATGGACCTTCTCCACCTCAGCCTCATTCACAACCCGAGCCTCAAGTGAGTTCTAAGGCTCCACAACAAACACAGGCACAACAGCAGCCACAACTGCAGCCACCCGTGAGTACTTGGACACCTGCTGAAATGAAGCCCCAAGCTCCAGCTCCAAGTCAGTCCCCACCACAGCTCCCTTGGGTGACTccccaacctcctcctcctcagcctcaAGCTCAGCCTCAGCCACCAATTAATTATTGGGCTGCCCAGCCCCAATGGGCTCAACCTCAAGAGCAAGCACAGGTCCAACCACCATGGGTTCAGCCTCAAGAACAAGTACAGCAACAGCCCCAGTCACATTGGGCTCAGCCTCAAGAACAAGTTCAGCAACAGCCCCAGCCACCATGGGCTCAGCCTCAAGAACAAGTTCAGCAACAGCCCCAGCCACCTTGGGTTCAGCCTCAAGAACATGTACAGCAACAGCCCCAGCCACCATGGGGTCAACAACCTCAGCCTCCACAACAGGCTTGGCCCCAGGCCCAGGCCCAGCCTCAGCCACCTTGGGTGTCATCACCTCAGCCTCCAATGACGGCATGGACATCACCacagagccaggcccagccaccaCAGCCACCTTGGGCCCAATCAGCCCAACCCCAACCTACAGCTCAGCCCCAACCCCATATGAATTCATGGTCCCAAGCACCTGCTCAGGCTCAAGCACCTGCTCAGGCTCAAGCACAGCTACCCATTAATGCCTGGACCCCAGATCAGAATCAGGTCCAGCCACAGTCACATTGGGCCCAAACAACTCCAACCCAATCCCCATCCCAGCAATGCTGGCAACAGCCACCTCCACAGCAGACACCCCCACAGCCACCTATGAATGCATGGGCCCCGGCTCAGGCACAGCCTCAGACACACACAAGTACCTGGGCCCCACAACCACAGCAAGCCCCAGTAAATACCCAGACCCCGATGGACAGACTGGCTCAACCTTCTCCGAAACCTGGGAATGCGCCACAAAATGCTCCCCGTTCTATTCCTCCACCTCGCCCACAGCGAATGAATTCTTACACGCTTGGAGAAAGGTCATCGTCACCCCTCATCAATCCAATGGCCAGCGTGTTGGTACCAGTGCGAGGCATGGGCTCAGCTTTGTCAATGCCGGCTGTTACAGGGAAAGGAGCTGATTTGTTCGCCAAGAGGCAGTCTCGTATGGAGAAGTATGTAGTGGATTCGGACACTGTGCTGGCAGCCACTGCACAGGCAGCCCAGCAAGCCCAGGCAGCCACTGCACAGGAAAACAAGGCAAGGTCCACATCGCCCTCTCCCTCCGTACCTCATTCGTGGAAATATTCACCCAATTGCAGAGCTCCCCCTACATCAAATTACAACCCCATACAGTCCCCGTCCTACCCACCAGGGGCCATTAAGCAACCCCCTCCATCTAGCCCTGTGGCCAAAGCCAAGAAAGGGAAAGGCAAACCTGCCTGCAAACCCCTTGCTGTTATAGATGTCATGAAACATCAGCCGTATCAGCTCAATGCCTCCCTTTTTACATATGGcccagcagtggaggctgccgaGGCTGCCAAGGCCGCTGCACCAAAGCCTGCCCCAGCCCCTGCCCCAGTCCCTCCAAACCAAAACCAACCAATCAGTTATGAGCAACTTTCCCCTGTCCAGCCGGCTGGACCAATGAATTCTGCCTATCCACAGCAGCCCCAGCAGCCCTATGGGATGCCCCCTCAACCACACATGCACGATAGTCCCTACCACCAAGTCCCAATTAATGCTTACCAGCCACCTAATAACCCCTACCAGCAAGCTCCTGCTGGCCCTTACCAACAACCATATAATCCCCTTTACCAACAAGCCCCTCCAGCCCCTTATCTACCCCAGCACCATCCCCAGCCCCAAGCTCCAAACTCTTCCTACCAACCGACCCCCCAAGGTCCATATCAGCCAGCCCATAGCCCCCCTTACCAAGCAGCACCCCAAGCCACCTACCAGCCACTACCTCCCAGTACCTATGTGGTCCCCAGCTTTCCGATAGCGGCAAAGCCTGAGTCCATCTCTGGGGGCAGCACCGCTCCAAAGCCCAGGTTCATGGCCAAAAAGAGTTCAGCCCAG GAGTTTGGCCGGAGCTACAATCTGTCCCCACCTGCCGCCAAAGCACCATCGCTGGGCCTCCGGTCATCATCTGGATCCCCCTTTCCCTCATACAAACCCCTGGTACAGGCCTTGTCTGCTCAGGCCCTCCCGGGGAGGCAGACGTCATGGCTGGACAGGAGTCACAAGCCTCCTTCCCCCTGGGAGGCCGCAGCTCACCACCCCATGGGCCTGGTTGACGAGGCCTTCGCCTTCCAGAACCTCCAGCAGGCCATCGCCTTCAACGTTCGCTCAGCTGCCCAGCGCAAGCTCCTCCCTGAGCCCCCTGCCGAGTGGAAGGCTAGGGTGTCTGACGACCCTCCCAGGAAGACTGAGGTATGGAACCCGAACCAAAGATGGAACAAGAGACAGAGCTGGGGTCAGAGCCAGGGTCAGAGCCAGGGTCAGAGCCAGGGTCAGAGCCAGGGTCAGAGTCGGAGTTACAGCAGAGTTATGCCTCCGTTCCTGTCCCCGACCAAGAGCATAGCCTCGGCCCCCGCTGGTCCGACTGGCTACAGGTCCCTGCCCAGACAGTGGCAGCCACAGAGGTTCCTGACGGAGACCAACATCGGGCCCTCGGGGGCTATTCATGGGTACGGAAGGCCCCTTGGGGGCCAGCAGCAGCCGAGCTACAGATCTGTGTACCACACTAACTGGAGCTGGAGACGCTAG